The nucleotide window CACGTTCGCCGGCGCACCGCCTGCGTACTGCAGGAAATTGCGCGGCGCTTCGGGCGATGCGGGGGGCTGGGCCAGCATGTCGATCAGGGCCTCGCCGAAGCAGACGATCTTGCGCGCCGGAGCACTCATGCGGACGCACCGCGCAGCAAAGCGCACGGCGCCGGCACGGGACCGGCGTGGCGGAGAAGGAGGGTGAATGGAGCGATGGGTTTCATGGCGAAGGAAGCATCAGAGGAGAGACGGGGTGCGGCCGTCGTCGCGCGGTAACGCAACAGGCCGATGCGACGAGGGGCGGCGACATGTTCATTTCAGCGCCGCTCCGCTGCTCTCGCGCACGCTCAGGGTGACCGGCGCGATGGTCCTGCGGGGCACGGCACCCTCGTCCATCTGCGCGAGCACCAGCTGCGCGGCCTGCCGCCCACGCTCGCGTGGGTTGGCGGCCAGGGTGGTCAGCGGCGGCGTGGTCACGGCCGCCTCGGGGATATCGTCGAAGCCGGTGACGGCGAAGCCCTTGCCCGGCTGGATGCCGCGCGCCAGCAGGCCCAGCATCAGGCCCAGCGCGACCGTGTCGTTGTAGCAGACGGCGGCGGTGGGCGGTGCCTGCTCGCCGAACAGCTCGCCCGTGCGCGCGGCCGCTTCCAGGCGGTTGGGCGCCGATTCGATCAGCCACGCCGGATCGACCGGCAGGCCCGCCCGCTTCATCGCCTGCGCATGGCCCGCGCGGCGCTGTCGGCAGGAACTGGAATCGGCATGTCCGCCGAAGAACGCGATGCGGCGATGGCCCAGGGCGATCAGGTGTTCGGTGGCCAGCTGCGCGCCATGCTGGTTGTCCAGTCCCAGGAAGCCCCAGTCGTCGGCGCCGGCGAGTTCGCGATTGAACAGCAGCACGTTCGCGCGCGCGTCCAGCACCTTGTGCAACTGGGCCGCATCGCTGCCCTCGGCAGGCGACAGGATCACGCCCGCCGGCGTGTGCTCCATCAGCGAGGCCAGCACGGCCTGCTGCCGCTCGGGCGACTCGCCCGTGCTGCCGAGCAGGGTCACGTAACCCTTCTCGCCCAGGGCCTCGTCCACGCCGGCCGCGAACTCGGCGAAGAACGGATTGGCCAGGTCGTTGATGACCAGCGCCACGCTGGACGACGTGCGCCGGCGCAGGTTGGCCGCGCCGCGGTTGTAGACGTAGCGTTGCCGCTTGAGTTCCGCTTCCACGCGGGCGCGCGTGTCGGCGTGGACCAGCGGACTGCCGCGCAGCACCAGCGATACGGTGGCGCGCGAGACGCCGATGGCGTTGGCGATATCGGTGACGGTCACCACCCGCTGCGGGTCGCGCGCGCGCGCCGCGGGCGCCGCCTTGCCGGCCTTGGCCCCGGAAGCGGCGCCGCCCCCCGCCTTCGCGGCCTTGGGCGTGCGCGCGGACCCTGCCCGGGGTGGGCGTTTCTGGCTCATATGGATCGATCCATTCCGACGATGCGCCCAGCGTAAACCATCATGCGGACTTGGATGCGCGGCGGGAGCATGGGCTCAACGACCGGCCCCCGACGAAGACGACGGCGCGGCGGCGCAGGGCGACACCGGCAGGTCCTGCGCCCGCGTGCCCCAGCCCTGCGGCTGCGGCGCATCGGCCAGGTCGAAGCGCAGGCGGCCGCCCTGTCGCAGGTGCTCCCAGTCCAGCCAGACGGCGGCATGCTCGCGGCCGTCCAGCGACACGCCGCGGATGTAGCGCGGCTTGCCGTCGCCGGCCTGCGGCGCCTCGATCCTCAGCGTGCGCCCCTGGCCCATGTCCACGTCGACACGCGGGAAGCGCGGCGCGTGCAGCACGAACTGCCCGGTCCCGGG belongs to Pseudoxanthomonas sp. F37 and includes:
- a CDS encoding LacI family DNA-binding transcriptional regulator, which gives rise to MSQKRPPRAGSARTPKAAKAGGGAASGAKAGKAAPAARARDPQRVVTVTDIANAIGVSRATVSLVLRGSPLVHADTRARVEAELKRQRYVYNRGAANLRRRTSSSVALVINDLANPFFAEFAAGVDEALGEKGYVTLLGSTGESPERQQAVLASLMEHTPAGVILSPAEGSDAAQLHKVLDARANVLLFNRELAGADDWGFLGLDNQHGAQLATEHLIALGHRRIAFFGGHADSSSCRQRRAGHAQAMKRAGLPVDPAWLIESAPNRLEAAARTGELFGEQAPPTAAVCYNDTVALGLMLGLLARGIQPGKGFAVTGFDDIPEAAVTTPPLTTLAANPRERGRQAAQLVLAQMDEGAVPRRTIAPVTLSVRESSGAALK